Proteins found in one Anoplolepis gracilipes chromosome 7, ASM4749672v1, whole genome shotgun sequence genomic segment:
- the LOC140668079 gene encoding zinc finger protein 706 isoform X2, which yields MARGQQKIQSQAKAAEKSAKLKKQQGHSANDQKKAAQKALVHVCTVCKAQMPDPKTYKQHFENKHPKNDLPDDLKNI from the exons ATGGCTCGTGGACAGCAAAAAATACAGTCTCAAGCTAAAGCAGCCGAAAAAAGTGCAAAACTAAAGAAACAACAAGGGCACAGTGCCAATGATCAGAAGAAGGCGGCGCAAAAAGCACTTGTGCACGTGTGTACTGTATGCAAG GCTCAAATGCCAGATCCTAAAACTTACAAACAACACTTTGAGAATAAACATCCCAAGAACGACTTGCCTGatgatttaaagaatatatga
- the Thrrs gene encoding threonine--tRNA ligase 1, cytoplasmic isoform X3 → MKAHKKKNAVVEKSISELNPWPSYIQDRIVLWDKLKKEYEAELAAKTPVDITVTLPDGKKVTAQSWRTTPYEVAKSISQGLADNTVIAKVNDNLWDLDRPLEYDCKMQLLKFDDPEGRQVFWHSSAHILGEAMERIYGGCLCYGPPIENGFYYDMYVGEKGISTTDYPFLENLYKNIAKEKQPFERLVMTKEDLLEMFKYNEFKVRIIKEKIQTPTTTAYRCGPLIDLCRGPHVRHTGKIKALKVTKNSATYWEGNVNAESLQRVYGISFPDSKQLKEWEKFQEEAAKRDHRKLGKEQELFFFHELSPGSCFFQPRGAYIYNTLIEFIRSEYRKRGFQEVITPNIYNSKLWQTSGHWQHYAENMFSFDVEKETFALKPMNCPGHCMIFDVRNRSWRELPLRLADFGVLHRNELSGALTGLTRVRRFQQDDAHIFCSIEQIKDEMTGALDFLQHVYSVFGFTFNLCLSTRPEKYLGDIEVWNQAEKALEDSLNAFGQPWTLNPQDGAFYGPKIDITIMDALKRAHQTATIQLDFQLPSRFNLSYVNETGEKVRPVIIHRAILGSVERMIAILTESYGGKWPYWLSPRQAMVVPVVSQFDDYAYEVKQKLWDAGVMVEIDTDASDTLNKKIRNAQLAQFNFILVVGEKERNAGTVNIRTRDNVVHGEMAVEELISKLKIMKETRDLSGELKS, encoded by the exons ATGAAGGCACACAAGAAGAAAAATGCTGTGGTGGAGAAGTCTATATCCGAGCTTAATCCTTGGCCCTCATATATTCAG GATCGTATTGTATTATGGGACAAGTTAAAAAAGGAGTACGAGGCTGAGTTAGCCGCAAAAACCCCTGTTGATATAACTGTGACTCTGCCGGATGGCAAAAAAGTAACCGCTCAGTCCTGGCGTACAACTCCTTACGAAGTTGCAAAGAGTATCAGTCAAGGATTAGCGGACAATACTGTAATTGCAAAGGTCAACGATAATTTATGGGATCTTGACAGACCTTTAGAGTATGATTGCAAAAtgcaattattgaaatttgacGATCCGGAAGGTCGGCAAGTGTTTTGGCATTCCAGCGCTCATATTCTTGGGGAAGCTATGGAAAGAATATATGGTGGTTGTCTTTGTTACGGTCCACCGATCGAAAATGGTTTTTACTATGATATGTATGTGGGAGAGAAAGGCATTTCTACTACGGACTATCCgtttttggaaaatttgtaCAAGAATATAGCCAAAGAGAAACAACCATTTGAACGGCTAGTAATGACGAAGGAGGACCTCTTGGAAATGTTCAAGTACAATGAGTTTAAAGTACGGAttattaaggaaaaaataCAAACGCCCACTACTACCGCTTACAGATGCGGCCCGTTGATTGATTTGTGCAGAGGACCGCATGTCAGGCACACGGGCAAGATTAAAGCTCTCAAGGTTACGAAAAATTCGGCCACGTACTGGGAGGGAAACGTTAACGCGGAGTCATTGCAAAGAGTATACGGAATAAGCTTTCCCGATTCTAAGCAGTTAAAGGAATGGGAGAAGTTTCAAGAAGAAGCAGCCAAACGTGATCACAGAAAGCTCGGCAAAGAACAAGAGCTATTCTTTTTCCATGAACTGTCACCTGGTTCTTGCTTTTTCCAACCACGTggcgcatatatatacaatacattgaTCGAATTTATTCGTTCCGAGTACAGAAAGAGAGGATTCCAGGAAGTGATTACTccaaacatttataatagtaaattatgGCAGACTTCCGGACACTGGCAACATTACGCCGAAAATATGTTCTCTTTCGATGTGGAAAAGGAGACTTTTGCGTTGAAACCCATGAATTGTCCAGGCCATTGCATGATATTCGACGTTCGAAACAGATCGTGGCGCGAGCTGCCACTAAGATTGGCAGATTTCGGTGTGTTGCATCGTAATGAACTGTCGGGCGCGTTAACGGGTCTTACCAGAGTGAGACGGTTCCAACAGGACGATGCGCACATATTCTGCTCCATCGAGCAAATTAAAGATGAAATGACAGGGGCTCTCGACTTTTTACAACACGTTTATTCCGTCTTTGGTTTTACGTTTAATTTATGCCTGTCTACGCGACCTGAGAAGTATTTGGGCGACATAGAAGTCTGGAACCAAGCTGAAAAAGCATTGGAGGACAGCCTGAATGCATTTGGTCAACCGTGGACCCTTAATCCTCAAGATGGCGCTTTTTATGGACCTAAAATTGATATAACGATTATGGACGCGCTTAAAAGGGCTCATCAGACCGCTACGATACAATTGGATTTCCAATTGCCAAgtagatttaatttatcttatgtTAA TGAAACTGGAGAGAAAGTACGTCCAGTTATCATACACAGAGCTATCCTAGGCTCTGTAGAGCGTATGATTGCGATCCTAACTGAATCATACGGAGGAAAGTGGCCATACTGGCTATCTCCTCGACAAGCAATGGTTGTGCCAGTAGTATCACAATTCGATGACTATGCTTATGAAGTGAAACAGAAGCTCTGGGACGCTGGCGTTATGGTAGAAATCGACACTGATGCGAGCGATACTTTGAACAAGAAGATTCGCAATGCTCAGCTTGCACAGTTCAACTTTATTCTTG TTGTGGGTGAAAAGGAACGTAATGCTGGCACAGTTAACATACGAACGAGAGACAATGTAGTGCACGGTGAAATGGCAGTAGAGGAATTGATCTCAAAGTTGAAAATTATGAAGGAAACGAGAGATCTAAGTGgtgaattaaaatcttaa
- the Gnmt gene encoding glycine N-methyltransferase, with protein sequence MDSTVFRTRSHGTPAEGVKDQYADGRAAKVWEFFIGDIKQRTQNYRDFLVNLLRQKGCRRILDVACGTGVDSVMLLEEGFEVVSIDASDKMLKYALKSRWERRKEPAFDKWVIEEANWLTLANDISHLIGEGFDAVICLGNSFAHMPDTFDDQREQRQALANFERCVKPGGLLLIDHRNYDYIINTGQTPPKCIYYNSQHMMDIKTSVLYVSGKPKIVTMDYMIALDEENEDNPEYISEFRLSYYPHRLSIFRDMLAETFSHGTKHTIYGDFKPLDEIKDPGFYIHVLQKPL encoded by the exons ATGGATTCCACGGTGTTTCGCACTCGTTCTCATGGTACACCAGCTGAGGGTGTCAAGGATCAATACGCAGATGGTAGAGCGGCCAAAGTCTGGGAATTCTTTATCGGTGACATTAAACAACGTACTCAGAATTACCGGGACTTTCTGGTGAATCTGCTGCGACAAAAGGGATGCCGTCGAATATTGGATGTCGCGTGCGGTACCGGGGTCGACTCCGTGATGCTGCTCGAAGAGGGCTTCGAGGTCGTCAGTATCGATGCCTCTGATAAGATGCTCAAGTATGCGCTGAAATCCAGATGGGAACGTAGGAAGGAGCCTGCCTTTGACAAATGGG TGATCGAAGAGGCGAATTGGCTAACTCTAGCTAACGATATTAGTCACCTCATTGGAGAAGGTTTCGATGCCGTCATATGCTTGGGAAATAGCTTCGCCCACATGCCTGATACTTTCGATGATCAGAGAGAACAgag aCAGGCCCTAGCAAACTTTGAACGTTGCGTAAAACCGGGAGGTTTACTGCTTATCGATCACAGGAATTACGACTATATAATCAATACTGGCCAAACTCCTCccaaatgcatatattataat AGTCAGCATATGATGGACATCAAAACGTCGGTACTCTACGTATCTGGAAAACCGAAAATCGTTACTATGGATTACATGATCGCTCTAGACGAGGAGAATGAAGACAATCCCGAATACATTAGCGAATTCAGGCTGTCATATTATCCTCACAGATTATCAATCTTCCGGGATATGCTAGCCGAGACATTCAGCCACGGGACAAAACACACAATCTACGGTGACTTTAAGCCACTCGACGAGATTAAAGATCCCGGATTTTACATCCATGTGCTGCAAAAACCACTTTAA
- the Thrrs gene encoding threonine--tRNA ligase 1, cytoplasmic isoform X1: protein MLTSFRVCRTVYCGTKWTHARTKSMKAHKKKNAVVEKSISELNPWPSYIQDRIVLWDKLKKEYEAELAAKTPVDITVTLPDGKKVTAQSWRTTPYEVAKSISQGLADNTVIAKVNDNLWDLDRPLEYDCKMQLLKFDDPEGRQVFWHSSAHILGEAMERIYGGCLCYGPPIENGFYYDMYVGEKGISTTDYPFLENLYKNIAKEKQPFERLVMTKEDLLEMFKYNEFKVRIIKEKIQTPTTTAYRCGPLIDLCRGPHVRHTGKIKALKVTKNSATYWEGNVNAESLQRVYGISFPDSKQLKEWEKFQEEAAKRDHRKLGKEQELFFFHELSPGSCFFQPRGAYIYNTLIEFIRSEYRKRGFQEVITPNIYNSKLWQTSGHWQHYAENMFSFDVEKETFALKPMNCPGHCMIFDVRNRSWRELPLRLADFGVLHRNELSGALTGLTRVRRFQQDDAHIFCSIEQIKDEMTGALDFLQHVYSVFGFTFNLCLSTRPEKYLGDIEVWNQAEKALEDSLNAFGQPWTLNPQDGAFYGPKIDITIMDALKRAHQTATIQLDFQLPSRFNLSYVNETGEKVRPVIIHRAILGSVERMIAILTESYGGKWPYWLSPRQAMVVPVVSQFDDYAYEVKQKLWDAGVMVEIDTDASDTLNKKIRNAQLAQFNFILVVGEKERNAGTVNIRTRDNVVHGEMAVEELISKLKIMKETRDLSGELKS, encoded by the exons ATGTTGACGAGTTTTCGCGTGTGTAGGACCGTTTACTGCGGTACTAAGTGGACACATGCTCGG ACTAAATCAATGAAGGCACACAAGAAGAAAAATGCTGTGGTGGAGAAGTCTATATCCGAGCTTAATCCTTGGCCCTCATATATTCAG GATCGTATTGTATTATGGGACAAGTTAAAAAAGGAGTACGAGGCTGAGTTAGCCGCAAAAACCCCTGTTGATATAACTGTGACTCTGCCGGATGGCAAAAAAGTAACCGCTCAGTCCTGGCGTACAACTCCTTACGAAGTTGCAAAGAGTATCAGTCAAGGATTAGCGGACAATACTGTAATTGCAAAGGTCAACGATAATTTATGGGATCTTGACAGACCTTTAGAGTATGATTGCAAAAtgcaattattgaaatttgacGATCCGGAAGGTCGGCAAGTGTTTTGGCATTCCAGCGCTCATATTCTTGGGGAAGCTATGGAAAGAATATATGGTGGTTGTCTTTGTTACGGTCCACCGATCGAAAATGGTTTTTACTATGATATGTATGTGGGAGAGAAAGGCATTTCTACTACGGACTATCCgtttttggaaaatttgtaCAAGAATATAGCCAAAGAGAAACAACCATTTGAACGGCTAGTAATGACGAAGGAGGACCTCTTGGAAATGTTCAAGTACAATGAGTTTAAAGTACGGAttattaaggaaaaaataCAAACGCCCACTACTACCGCTTACAGATGCGGCCCGTTGATTGATTTGTGCAGAGGACCGCATGTCAGGCACACGGGCAAGATTAAAGCTCTCAAGGTTACGAAAAATTCGGCCACGTACTGGGAGGGAAACGTTAACGCGGAGTCATTGCAAAGAGTATACGGAATAAGCTTTCCCGATTCTAAGCAGTTAAAGGAATGGGAGAAGTTTCAAGAAGAAGCAGCCAAACGTGATCACAGAAAGCTCGGCAAAGAACAAGAGCTATTCTTTTTCCATGAACTGTCACCTGGTTCTTGCTTTTTCCAACCACGTggcgcatatatatacaatacattgaTCGAATTTATTCGTTCCGAGTACAGAAAGAGAGGATTCCAGGAAGTGATTACTccaaacatttataatagtaaattatgGCAGACTTCCGGACACTGGCAACATTACGCCGAAAATATGTTCTCTTTCGATGTGGAAAAGGAGACTTTTGCGTTGAAACCCATGAATTGTCCAGGCCATTGCATGATATTCGACGTTCGAAACAGATCGTGGCGCGAGCTGCCACTAAGATTGGCAGATTTCGGTGTGTTGCATCGTAATGAACTGTCGGGCGCGTTAACGGGTCTTACCAGAGTGAGACGGTTCCAACAGGACGATGCGCACATATTCTGCTCCATCGAGCAAATTAAAGATGAAATGACAGGGGCTCTCGACTTTTTACAACACGTTTATTCCGTCTTTGGTTTTACGTTTAATTTATGCCTGTCTACGCGACCTGAGAAGTATTTGGGCGACATAGAAGTCTGGAACCAAGCTGAAAAAGCATTGGAGGACAGCCTGAATGCATTTGGTCAACCGTGGACCCTTAATCCTCAAGATGGCGCTTTTTATGGACCTAAAATTGATATAACGATTATGGACGCGCTTAAAAGGGCTCATCAGACCGCTACGATACAATTGGATTTCCAATTGCCAAgtagatttaatttatcttatgtTAA TGAAACTGGAGAGAAAGTACGTCCAGTTATCATACACAGAGCTATCCTAGGCTCTGTAGAGCGTATGATTGCGATCCTAACTGAATCATACGGAGGAAAGTGGCCATACTGGCTATCTCCTCGACAAGCAATGGTTGTGCCAGTAGTATCACAATTCGATGACTATGCTTATGAAGTGAAACAGAAGCTCTGGGACGCTGGCGTTATGGTAGAAATCGACACTGATGCGAGCGATACTTTGAACAAGAAGATTCGCAATGCTCAGCTTGCACAGTTCAACTTTATTCTTG TTGTGGGTGAAAAGGAACGTAATGCTGGCACAGTTAACATACGAACGAGAGACAATGTAGTGCACGGTGAAATGGCAGTAGAGGAATTGATCTCAAAGTTGAAAATTATGAAGGAAACGAGAGATCTAAGTGgtgaattaaaatcttaa
- the LOC140668079 gene encoding zinc finger protein 706 isoform X1: protein MRVSMLSRSLRGEIMARGQQKIQSQAKAAEKSAKLKKQQGHSANDQKKAAQKALVHVCTVCKAQMPDPKTYKQHFENKHPKNDLPDDLKNI, encoded by the exons ATGCGGGTTTCTATGCTTTCTCGCTCGCTTCGTGGTGAAAT AATGGCTCGTGGACAGCAAAAAATACAGTCTCAAGCTAAAGCAGCCGAAAAAAGTGCAAAACTAAAGAAACAACAAGGGCACAGTGCCAATGATCAGAAGAAGGCGGCGCAAAAAGCACTTGTGCACGTGTGTACTGTATGCAAG GCTCAAATGCCAGATCCTAAAACTTACAAACAACACTTTGAGAATAAACATCCCAAGAACGACTTGCCTGatgatttaaagaatatatga
- the Thrrs gene encoding threonine--tRNA ligase 1, cytoplasmic isoform X2 yields MSDNVVADVQNLTLTEDKTKSMKAHKKKNAVVEKSISELNPWPSYIQDRIVLWDKLKKEYEAELAAKTPVDITVTLPDGKKVTAQSWRTTPYEVAKSISQGLADNTVIAKVNDNLWDLDRPLEYDCKMQLLKFDDPEGRQVFWHSSAHILGEAMERIYGGCLCYGPPIENGFYYDMYVGEKGISTTDYPFLENLYKNIAKEKQPFERLVMTKEDLLEMFKYNEFKVRIIKEKIQTPTTTAYRCGPLIDLCRGPHVRHTGKIKALKVTKNSATYWEGNVNAESLQRVYGISFPDSKQLKEWEKFQEEAAKRDHRKLGKEQELFFFHELSPGSCFFQPRGAYIYNTLIEFIRSEYRKRGFQEVITPNIYNSKLWQTSGHWQHYAENMFSFDVEKETFALKPMNCPGHCMIFDVRNRSWRELPLRLADFGVLHRNELSGALTGLTRVRRFQQDDAHIFCSIEQIKDEMTGALDFLQHVYSVFGFTFNLCLSTRPEKYLGDIEVWNQAEKALEDSLNAFGQPWTLNPQDGAFYGPKIDITIMDALKRAHQTATIQLDFQLPSRFNLSYVNETGEKVRPVIIHRAILGSVERMIAILTESYGGKWPYWLSPRQAMVVPVVSQFDDYAYEVKQKLWDAGVMVEIDTDASDTLNKKIRNAQLAQFNFILVVGEKERNAGTVNIRTRDNVVHGEMAVEELISKLKIMKETRDLSGELKS; encoded by the exons ATGAGCGACAACGTGGTAGCCGACGTACAAAATCTGACTTTGACGGAGGATAAG ACTAAATCAATGAAGGCACACAAGAAGAAAAATGCTGTGGTGGAGAAGTCTATATCCGAGCTTAATCCTTGGCCCTCATATATTCAG GATCGTATTGTATTATGGGACAAGTTAAAAAAGGAGTACGAGGCTGAGTTAGCCGCAAAAACCCCTGTTGATATAACTGTGACTCTGCCGGATGGCAAAAAAGTAACCGCTCAGTCCTGGCGTACAACTCCTTACGAAGTTGCAAAGAGTATCAGTCAAGGATTAGCGGACAATACTGTAATTGCAAAGGTCAACGATAATTTATGGGATCTTGACAGACCTTTAGAGTATGATTGCAAAAtgcaattattgaaatttgacGATCCGGAAGGTCGGCAAGTGTTTTGGCATTCCAGCGCTCATATTCTTGGGGAAGCTATGGAAAGAATATATGGTGGTTGTCTTTGTTACGGTCCACCGATCGAAAATGGTTTTTACTATGATATGTATGTGGGAGAGAAAGGCATTTCTACTACGGACTATCCgtttttggaaaatttgtaCAAGAATATAGCCAAAGAGAAACAACCATTTGAACGGCTAGTAATGACGAAGGAGGACCTCTTGGAAATGTTCAAGTACAATGAGTTTAAAGTACGGAttattaaggaaaaaataCAAACGCCCACTACTACCGCTTACAGATGCGGCCCGTTGATTGATTTGTGCAGAGGACCGCATGTCAGGCACACGGGCAAGATTAAAGCTCTCAAGGTTACGAAAAATTCGGCCACGTACTGGGAGGGAAACGTTAACGCGGAGTCATTGCAAAGAGTATACGGAATAAGCTTTCCCGATTCTAAGCAGTTAAAGGAATGGGAGAAGTTTCAAGAAGAAGCAGCCAAACGTGATCACAGAAAGCTCGGCAAAGAACAAGAGCTATTCTTTTTCCATGAACTGTCACCTGGTTCTTGCTTTTTCCAACCACGTggcgcatatatatacaatacattgaTCGAATTTATTCGTTCCGAGTACAGAAAGAGAGGATTCCAGGAAGTGATTACTccaaacatttataatagtaaattatgGCAGACTTCCGGACACTGGCAACATTACGCCGAAAATATGTTCTCTTTCGATGTGGAAAAGGAGACTTTTGCGTTGAAACCCATGAATTGTCCAGGCCATTGCATGATATTCGACGTTCGAAACAGATCGTGGCGCGAGCTGCCACTAAGATTGGCAGATTTCGGTGTGTTGCATCGTAATGAACTGTCGGGCGCGTTAACGGGTCTTACCAGAGTGAGACGGTTCCAACAGGACGATGCGCACATATTCTGCTCCATCGAGCAAATTAAAGATGAAATGACAGGGGCTCTCGACTTTTTACAACACGTTTATTCCGTCTTTGGTTTTACGTTTAATTTATGCCTGTCTACGCGACCTGAGAAGTATTTGGGCGACATAGAAGTCTGGAACCAAGCTGAAAAAGCATTGGAGGACAGCCTGAATGCATTTGGTCAACCGTGGACCCTTAATCCTCAAGATGGCGCTTTTTATGGACCTAAAATTGATATAACGATTATGGACGCGCTTAAAAGGGCTCATCAGACCGCTACGATACAATTGGATTTCCAATTGCCAAgtagatttaatttatcttatgtTAA TGAAACTGGAGAGAAAGTACGTCCAGTTATCATACACAGAGCTATCCTAGGCTCTGTAGAGCGTATGATTGCGATCCTAACTGAATCATACGGAGGAAAGTGGCCATACTGGCTATCTCCTCGACAAGCAATGGTTGTGCCAGTAGTATCACAATTCGATGACTATGCTTATGAAGTGAAACAGAAGCTCTGGGACGCTGGCGTTATGGTAGAAATCGACACTGATGCGAGCGATACTTTGAACAAGAAGATTCGCAATGCTCAGCTTGCACAGTTCAACTTTATTCTTG TTGTGGGTGAAAAGGAACGTAATGCTGGCACAGTTAACATACGAACGAGAGACAATGTAGTGCACGGTGAAATGGCAGTAGAGGAATTGATCTCAAAGTTGAAAATTATGAAGGAAACGAGAGATCTAAGTGgtgaattaaaatcttaa